A stretch of Bacteroidales bacterium DNA encodes these proteins:
- a CDS encoding thioredoxin family protein codes for MTNEITSLEAIQEMIRNEKGVAVYFYNDRCAPCVSLRPKVQQLIDEDFPEMKLVFVNSETNPAFPAHFGVFANPCILIFFEGKEFNRYSKYISINQLGGDISRIYEIVF; via the coding sequence ATGACAAACGAAATCACATCTCTTGAAGCAATCCAGGAAATGATCAGAAACGAAAAGGGAGTTGCGGTTTACTTTTACAATGATCGTTGTGCTCCTTGTGTAAGTCTCCGACCAAAGGTTCAGCAGTTGATTGATGAGGATTTTCCTGAAATGAAGCTGGTTTTTGTCAATTCCGAAACCAATCCTGCTTTTCCAGCCCATTTTGGCGTGTTTGCCAACCCCTGTATCCTGATTTTCTTTGAGGGCAAAGAATTCAACCGTTACAGCAAGTACATTTCAATCAACCAGTTAGGTGGTGACATCAGCAGGATTTATGAGATTGTTTTTTAA
- a CDS encoding NAD-dependent epimerase/dehydratase family protein: MKNILVIGSVGQIGSELTMELRKRYGNDHVVAGYRKTAPSPELAESGPLEIVDATDVDRIVEVVKKYKIDTIYNLAALLSAVAERNPQAAWNVGVNGAYNVLEVAREHNCAVFFPSSIGAFGSSTPLDNTPQDTIQRPSTMYGVTKVAAELLSDYYFKRFGVDTRGVRYPGIISNLTLPGGGTTDYAVEIYYAAVKEGHFTCPLPKGTFLDMMYMPDALDAAIDLMEADASKLKHRNCFNITAMSFDPEILFHAIKKYMPDFKMDYDVDPVKKGIADSWPNKMDDTAAREEWGWNPKWELDNMTQDMLKVIKEKHAKGLI; encoded by the coding sequence ATGAAAAATATTCTTGTTATCGGATCAGTAGGACAGATAGGTTCGGAATTGACCATGGAGCTTCGCAAAAGGTATGGTAACGATCACGTTGTGGCCGGGTATCGCAAAACAGCCCCTTCGCCGGAACTTGCCGAAAGTGGCCCATTGGAAATTGTGGATGCAACTGATGTTGACCGTATTGTGGAAGTAGTAAAAAAATACAAAATTGATACGATCTATAACCTTGCAGCATTACTCTCTGCGGTTGCTGAGAGAAATCCACAGGCCGCATGGAACGTAGGTGTTAACGGCGCTTACAATGTTTTGGAAGTGGCCCGTGAACACAATTGCGCCGTATTTTTCCCCAGTTCAATCGGCGCCTTTGGTTCGAGTACTCCACTCGACAATACACCACAGGATACCATACAACGACCCAGTACAATGTATGGCGTAACAAAAGTAGCTGCCGAACTACTGAGTGATTATTACTTTAAACGCTTTGGCGTTGACACAAGAGGAGTTCGCTATCCGGGAATTATTTCCAACCTCACTCTTCCGGGGGGAGGTACTACAGATTACGCTGTAGAAATTTATTACGCAGCGGTTAAAGAAGGTCATTTCACCTGCCCGTTACCAAAAGGGACATTCCTTGATATGATGTACATGCCCGATGCACTGGATGCTGCCATCGACCTGATGGAAGCCGATGCTTCGAAACTTAAACACAGAAACTGTTTCAATATCACAGCCATGAGTTTTGACCCGGAAATTCTTTTCCATGCCATAAAAAAATACATGCCTGATTTCAAAATGGATTATGATGTTGACCCAGTTAAAAAAGGGATTGCCGATTCATGGCCAAATAAGATGGACGACACAGCAGCCCGCGAAGAATGGGGCTGGAACCCAAAATGGGAACTTGACAACATGACCCAGGATATGCTCAAGGTGATTAAAGAAAAACATGCAAAAGGGCTGATTTAG
- the kbl gene encoding glycine C-acetyltransferase — MYGKIKDHLQKELTDIREAGLFKKERIIVSPQQAEIRLDTGQEVLNFCANNYLGLSNHPALVAAGKEALDTHGYGMSSVRFICGTTDLHKTLEAKIAEFFGTEDTILYAACFDANGGVFEPLLGEQDAIISDSLNHASIIDGVRLCKAQRFRYQNADMADLEAQLIAAKDCRFKIVVTDGVFSMDGNVAPMDKIVALCKKYDAMVMVDECHSAGVVGETGRGVTELFNVRGEVDIITGTLGKAFGGAIGGFTTGRKEIIELLRQRSRPYLFSNSIPPSVVSAGIKMFDMMAETHELQDKLHANTDYFMTKMKAAGFDIKPTKSAICAVMLYDAKLSQVMASKLLEEGIYVIGFYYPVVPKDQARIRVQLSAGHDRKHLDTAINAFIKVGKELGVIK; from the coding sequence ATGTACGGGAAAATTAAAGATCATCTGCAAAAAGAGCTCACCGATATTCGGGAAGCCGGCCTTTTCAAAAAAGAACGGATTATTGTATCACCGCAGCAAGCCGAAATCAGGCTTGACACAGGTCAGGAAGTTTTAAATTTCTGCGCCAACAATTACCTGGGATTATCCAACCATCCTGCCTTGGTAGCAGCCGGTAAAGAAGCACTCGACACCCACGGCTACGGAATGTCGTCAGTTCGCTTTATCTGTGGTACAACCGATCTTCACAAAACCCTTGAAGCAAAAATTGCCGAGTTTTTCGGCACCGAAGATACTATCCTATATGCTGCATGTTTTGATGCAAACGGAGGTGTGTTTGAACCACTGCTTGGCGAACAGGATGCCATCATTTCCGATTCGCTCAATCATGCATCAATCATTGATGGCGTCAGACTTTGCAAAGCTCAGCGTTTCCGTTATCAAAATGCCGATATGGCCGATCTCGAAGCTCAACTGATTGCTGCAAAAGATTGCCGCTTTAAAATAGTTGTAACCGATGGGGTCTTTTCGATGGACGGCAATGTTGCTCCTATGGATAAAATAGTTGCATTATGCAAAAAATATGATGCCATGGTGATGGTTGACGAGTGCCACTCAGCTGGTGTTGTAGGCGAAACCGGCCGTGGGGTAACTGAATTGTTTAATGTTCGCGGAGAAGTGGACATTATAACCGGAACATTGGGAAAAGCCTTCGGCGGCGCTATTGGAGGTTTCACAACCGGGAGAAAAGAAATCATTGAGTTACTGCGCCAGCGCTCGCGTCCTTACCTGTTCTCCAACTCCATTCCTCCTTCTGTAGTAAGTGCCGGAATCAAGATGTTCGATATGATGGCCGAAACACACGAACTACAGGATAAACTGCACGCCAACACCGACTATTTCATGACAAAAATGAAAGCCGCCGGTTTTGATATTAAACCCACTAAATCAGCCATTTGCGCTGTAATGCTTTACGATGCCAAACTTTCACAGGTAATGGCATCCAAACTGCTTGAAGAAGGAATTTATGTGATCGGGTTCTACTACCCGGTTGTTCCAAAAGACCAGGCTCGCATCAGGGTTCAACTTTCAGCAGGTCATGACAGGAAACACCTCGACACAGCAATCAACGCTTTTATAAAAGTTGGTAAAGAATTGGGAGTTATTAAATAA
- a CDS encoding sigma-70 family RNA polymerase sigma factor, whose translation MDQQKIIEECIKGKSKAQQELFNHFADEMFGVCLYYSPNRSDAEDTLHEGFLKVFQNIKSFKGEGSFKGWIRRILVNTALEKYRKKNPLYLLDDQHLEIADNIDREDIISNITADDLISLIQELTPQYRMVFNLYALEGLSHKEISEKLNISEGTSKSNLARARGILQQKVKAYFYVSSKQMNV comes from the coding sequence TTGGATCAGCAAAAAATCATCGAAGAATGCATCAAAGGCAAGAGTAAGGCACAGCAGGAATTGTTCAACCATTTTGCTGATGAAATGTTTGGCGTTTGTCTCTATTATTCGCCAAATCGCTCCGATGCCGAGGATACATTGCACGAAGGTTTTCTTAAAGTTTTTCAAAATATTAAAAGCTTTAAGGGAGAAGGTTCATTTAAAGGCTGGATCAGAAGGATTCTGGTGAATACAGCATTGGAAAAATACCGGAAGAAAAACCCGTTGTACCTCCTTGATGATCAGCATCTCGAAATTGCTGACAACATTGACCGCGAAGACATCATCAGCAACATTACAGCCGACGACCTGATCAGCCTGATCCAGGAGCTTACACCCCAATACCGCATGGTGTTCAACTTGTATGCTCTCGAAGGATTATCGCACAAGGAGATTTCCGAAAAGCTAAATATTTCCGAAGGAACTTCCAAATCCAACCTTGCACGTGCCAGGGGGATTTTGCAGCAAAAAGTCAAAGCTTATTTTTATGTTTCATCCAAACAAATGAATGTCTGA
- a CDS encoding outer membrane beta-barrel protein gives MSDKNYNIDKLFKDYLLGHKAKAPADAWERLHGELHKSGQTRPVWIWRSVAAVLLLLITFSAGYFLSDYQKSGIRQFTSSTPAKQNKPDATATDVDREIISTDEHDEISENLVTTNEINQSAPENVRQTKPENKSIHPEKVPSNQQLTLNNEPVQTDLELEEVSTPVEEEMAVVTSKEQNGNHDETFNAEISPIDPKQIEVQANDVSFPVNKLFEDPAFLQQLLVAEDLYRFEPDNAKSKNSSSNWSIGGRISPLYSYRALSGSGYETTGDPVAQEYFDDVENGILTVAAGISLDYKFSNRWSLGSGMYVSRTGQENNEVLAIAVPGSSGMYKLATSAGTVTINPKKFESVMVEQQASIKDTIPGGYTVSGTFVQNLDYFEVPFIMQYKLTDQRFSIHLKGGLSPGILINNRSYFEDDGVKLQTGVVENINPMILNSLVGFGFEYSISEKVSVNLDPAFKYSLSPVNQDSKLSAHPYSFSWFTGISYKFY, from the coding sequence ATGTCTGACAAGAATTATAATATTGACAAGCTATTTAAGGACTACCTTTTAGGCCACAAGGCTAAAGCCCCTGCCGATGCATGGGAACGGCTTCATGGTGAGCTGCACAAAAGTGGCCAAACCCGACCTGTATGGATCTGGCGTTCGGTGGCTGCCGTTCTGCTGCTGCTGATCACTTTTTCAGCTGGGTATTTTTTGTCAGATTATCAAAAATCCGGAATCCGGCAATTTACCTCATCTACACCGGCTAAACAAAATAAACCCGATGCTACAGCCACGGATGTTGACAGGGAAATCATTTCCACTGATGAACATGATGAAATTTCTGAAAATTTGGTCACAACCAATGAAATTAACCAATCCGCTCCTGAAAATGTAAGGCAAACGAAACCTGAAAATAAATCCATTCACCCTGAAAAAGTCCCATCCAATCAACAGTTGACTTTAAATAATGAGCCCGTTCAAACTGATTTAGAATTAGAAGAAGTTTCCACGCCTGTTGAAGAAGAAATGGCAGTAGTTACATCTAAAGAACAAAATGGTAATCATGATGAAACTTTTAACGCTGAAATTTCTCCTATTGACCCCAAACAGATAGAAGTGCAGGCTAATGATGTTTCGTTTCCGGTAAATAAATTATTTGAAGATCCTGCTTTTCTGCAGCAACTCCTGGTAGCTGAAGACCTGTATAGATTTGAACCGGATAATGCTAAAAGTAAAAATTCATCCTCCAATTGGAGTATTGGTGGCAGAATTTCACCCCTTTATTCATACCGTGCGCTGAGTGGGAGCGGTTACGAAACAACCGGTGATCCAGTGGCTCAGGAGTATTTTGATGACGTTGAAAATGGCATTCTTACAGTGGCTGCCGGGATTAGTCTCGATTATAAATTCAGTAACCGGTGGAGCCTTGGATCCGGCATGTATGTTTCGAGAACCGGGCAGGAAAACAACGAGGTGCTCGCCATTGCTGTTCCCGGCTCCAGCGGGATGTACAAGCTGGCTACATCCGCAGGTACAGTGACGATTAATCCAAAGAAATTCGAATCGGTAATGGTTGAACAGCAGGCATCTATTAAAGACACCATACCTGGTGGATATACAGTTTCGGGTACATTTGTCCAGAATCTTGACTATTTTGAAGTGCCTTTCATCATGCAGTATAAGTTGACAGATCAGAGGTTTTCAATTCATCTGAAAGGAGGATTAAGTCCTGGTATTCTTATTAACAATCGTTCCTATTTTGAAGATGATGGAGTTAAGCTGCAAACCGGAGTTGTGGAAAATATTAATCCAATGATCCTCAACAGTTTAGTTGGTTTTGGCTTTGAATATTCTATCTCTGAAAAAGTTTCCGTTAATCTTGATCCTGCCTTCAAGTACTCATTGAGTCCTGTCAATCAGGACAGTAAACTGAGTGCACATCCGTATTCCTTTTCCTGGTTTACGGGTATCAGCTATAAGTTTTACTAA
- a CDS encoding glycosyltransferase, which yields MIEALYQSILQNISFAALFFTFLFVLIIQLFYFWIFFSRLAFAKQTLKREDKPPVSVIIVANNQYEDLRKNLPEILNQDYPNYEVVVVNENSEDGSDELLDRFSEQYSHLRIVEMKQSLNWFKGRKFPLSIGIKSGKHDILLLTDIRCRPISSRWISEIVAVYGDHTEIVVGYSTFHTLSKINLWFRFAAFYDGLLYLSMALARSTFKGIGRNLSYRKTLFYNQNGFSSHYTINAGDDELFINKAATSTNVQVQTSLASMVEYTKPMSFSQWLSNEKTRLSTRSHFKFWHRIVISLFSTSTFLFYLLFVLLLILNLHWPFVVGLFLLRLVSQLIIFGNAQKKLFEKKLLMLSPFLEILLMFIDLFIWFRMMFVRQKKWN from the coding sequence ATGATTGAAGCACTCTATCAAAGCATTCTTCAAAACATTTCGTTTGCTGCTCTCTTTTTTACATTCCTTTTTGTGCTGATTATTCAGTTGTTTTATTTCTGGATTTTTTTTAGCAGACTGGCCTTTGCTAAACAAACATTAAAAAGGGAAGACAAGCCTCCAGTTTCGGTAATCATCGTAGCTAACAATCAATACGAAGACTTGCGCAAGAACCTGCCCGAGATATTAAACCAGGACTATCCAAATTATGAAGTTGTAGTAGTGAATGAAAATTCGGAAGACGGGAGCGACGAGCTTTTAGATAGATTTTCAGAACAATATTCCCATTTGAGAATTGTGGAGATGAAGCAAAGTCTCAATTGGTTCAAAGGACGGAAGTTTCCACTTTCGATTGGCATAAAGTCGGGGAAACACGACATCCTTTTATTGACTGATATCCGTTGCCGGCCGATAAGCAGCCGTTGGATCAGCGAAATAGTTGCAGTATATGGCGATCACACCGAAATTGTAGTGGGTTATTCCACCTTCCATACCCTTTCAAAAATTAACCTCTGGTTCCGCTTTGCAGCATTCTACGACGGCCTGCTCTATCTTTCGATGGCATTGGCACGGAGCACTTTCAAAGGCATCGGAAGAAACCTTTCATACAGGAAAACCCTGTTCTACAATCAAAATGGATTCAGTTCTCATTATACAATCAATGCAGGCGATGACGAGCTTTTTATAAACAAAGCAGCCACAAGTACAAATGTACAGGTTCAGACAAGCCTGGCCAGTATGGTGGAATACACCAAACCGATGTCTTTTTCCCAGTGGTTGAGCAACGAAAAGACCCGACTTTCTACCCGTAGTCATTTCAAATTCTGGCACCGGATTGTCATCTCACTGTTTTCAACTTCAACATTTCTTTTTTATCTGCTCTTTGTGTTATTGCTCATCTTGAATCTTCATTGGCCATTTGTAGTTGGACTATTTCTGCTCCGGCTGGTCAGTCAACTCATTATTTTCGGAAATGCTCAAAAGAAACTTTTTGAAAAGAAATTGTTGATGTTATCACCCTTTCTTGAGATTCTTCTCATGTTTATTGATTTATTTATCTGGTTCAGAATGATGTTTGTGAGACAAAAAAAATGGAATTAG
- a CDS encoding putative C-S lyase, whose protein sequence is MKQYNFDEIIPRANTDCVKYDLRRLYFGTEDVIPMWVADMDFRTPDFIIEALKRRLDHEILGYSIRSKSFTGAIANWMKTRHNWKINPNWISFSPGVVPAINMLVLAFTQPGDRIIVQPPVYFPFFSAVDNNGRIRVDNPLKLNNGRLYMDFEDLRKKAKGAKMMIISHPHNPGGSVWTKHELMELGEICLEHNILIISDEIHSDLIFPPHKHIPLALISEAIAQQTITCNAPSKTFNLAGLSTSYLIIPNKTLLERYNRTVNDELHLGMGNLMGTIALESAYNWGNEWLGQLIDYIQENIKLVVDFCKTNLPEISPVMPESTYMIWLDCRKMMFEGDALKEFFVQKAKVGLNDGRVFGQGGEGFMRMNVACPRSLVLEALERIKQAKSAL, encoded by the coding sequence ATGAAGCAATACAACTTTGATGAAATCATTCCCCGGGCAAATACTGATTGCGTGAAATATGATTTACGCAGGCTCTATTTCGGGACCGAAGATGTGATCCCGATGTGGGTGGCCGATATGGATTTCCGAACGCCTGATTTCATCATCGAAGCACTGAAAAGGAGGCTGGATCATGAAATCCTTGGATATTCCATTCGCTCAAAAAGTTTCACCGGGGCAATAGCCAATTGGATGAAAACAAGGCACAACTGGAAGATCAATCCCAACTGGATCAGTTTCAGCCCGGGTGTGGTACCGGCTATCAACATGCTGGTATTGGCTTTTACACAGCCCGGGGATAGGATCATTGTGCAACCACCGGTGTATTTCCCGTTTTTTTCGGCAGTGGACAACAATGGACGAATAAGGGTTGATAATCCTCTGAAATTGAACAATGGCAGACTTTACATGGATTTTGAGGACTTAAGAAAGAAGGCTAAAGGTGCTAAAATGATGATCATCAGCCATCCCCACAACCCGGGAGGTAGTGTCTGGACAAAGCACGAACTTATGGAATTGGGTGAAATTTGTCTTGAGCACAACATCCTGATAATTTCTGACGAAATCCATTCTGATCTGATTTTTCCACCGCACAAGCATATTCCATTGGCTTTGATATCCGAAGCCATTGCTCAGCAAACCATCACCTGCAATGCACCTTCAAAAACATTCAACCTTGCCGGGCTATCTACTTCTTACCTTATCATTCCAAACAAAACGCTTCTGGAACGATACAACCGCACGGTCAACGACGAATTACACCTTGGTATGGGCAACCTAATGGGCACTATTGCTCTCGAATCTGCGTACAATTGGGGTAATGAGTGGCTCGGACAATTAATTGATTATATTCAGGAAAATATAAAGCTGGTAGTGGATTTTTGTAAAACGAACCTGCCTGAGATTTCACCTGTTATGCCAGAATCCACTTATATGATCTGGCTCGATTGCCGCAAAATGATGTTTGAAGGTGACGCCCTAAAAGAATTTTTTGTCCAGAAAGCAAAAGTCGGTCTCAATGATGGTCGGGTATTTGGCCAGGGTGGTGAAGGTTTTATGAGAATGAATGTAGCCTGCCCCAGATCGTTAGTTTTGGAAGCTTTGGAAAGAATAAAACAAGCTAAATCAGCCTTATAA